Proteins co-encoded in one Nitrospira sp. genomic window:
- a CDS encoding efflux RND transporter periplasmic adaptor subunit, whose translation MSAHMAPLAIALALLIISGCGKSDQPSPSESVTAPLAKTAPVPAPSQPRVETAVVEFSPSHQALILSGKVAYGEDRYSKISSPLQGRVVEVRAHLGDRVKAGDVLLIVDSQDIAQAYSEYVKEDSDLQYATRAFELAKDLYENKAMPLKDLKQAENELVKARAEFRRAKERLLSLRVPADELTKPLDKQKITSRFEMKSPLTGIVVERAVTPGQSVGGDPSQVLFTVADLDMLQVLADLYERDLALVREGQFAMVTVEAYPGVDFPATVAAIGDVVDPATRTIKVRAWVNNNPHKLKPEMFARLHLDVGDATPFIVVPREAVLESDGKQFVYVVEEPNRYVKREVKVSNISTDQVRVLDGLTRGQRIVIRGAVLIKGQEVKGT comes from the coding sequence ATGAGTGCTCATATGGCTCCGCTGGCAATCGCGCTGGCGCTCCTTATCATCTCCGGTTGTGGAAAATCTGACCAACCCTCGCCATCTGAATCGGTCACGGCCCCTCTCGCGAAGACTGCCCCGGTTCCCGCACCATCGCAGCCACGAGTTGAAACGGCGGTAGTGGAATTCAGTCCGTCGCACCAGGCGCTGATCTTGTCGGGGAAAGTGGCCTACGGCGAAGACCGCTATTCCAAGATTTCCTCGCCATTGCAGGGCCGGGTCGTCGAGGTGCGGGCGCATCTGGGTGATCGTGTGAAGGCGGGTGATGTGTTGCTGATCGTCGACAGCCAGGACATTGCCCAGGCCTATTCGGAGTATGTGAAGGAAGATTCGGATCTGCAGTATGCGACGCGGGCCTTCGAGCTGGCGAAAGACCTATACGAAAACAAGGCGATGCCGCTCAAAGATTTGAAGCAGGCCGAGAATGAACTGGTTAAAGCCCGAGCGGAATTCCGCCGCGCCAAAGAGCGGCTGCTCTCTCTGCGTGTCCCGGCCGATGAGCTGACGAAACCGTTGGATAAGCAGAAAATCACCTCACGATTTGAGATGAAGAGCCCGTTGACTGGGATTGTGGTCGAGCGAGCGGTGACGCCGGGCCAGTCGGTCGGGGGCGATCCGTCGCAAGTGCTGTTTACCGTGGCGGACTTGGATATGTTGCAAGTCTTAGCCGATTTGTATGAGCGTGACCTGGCCCTCGTCAGGGAAGGACAGTTTGCCATGGTCACCGTGGAAGCCTACCCCGGCGTCGATTTTCCTGCGACGGTGGCCGCCATTGGCGATGTCGTCGATCCGGCCACGCGCACGATTAAGGTCCGGGCCTGGGTGAACAATAATCCGCATAAGCTGAAGCCGGAAATGTTTGCGCGGCTGCACCTCGATGTCGGCGATGCCACGCCGTTTATTGTGGTTCCCCGTGAAGCCGTGCTGGAATCGGACGGGAAGCAATTCGTTTATGTCGTGGAAGAACCGAATCGCTACGTCAAGCGCGAGGTGAAGGTTTCGAATATTTCTACGGATCAGGTTCGTGTCTTGGACGGCCTGACTCGGGGCCAGCGAATCGTGATCAGGGGGGCCGTTCTGATTAAGGGCCAGGAAGTCAAAGGGACCTAA
- a CDS encoding TolC family protein — protein MAAADSPTKSLSPIPPVPALRLSLDETVALFLRQNLDLLMAKFGIDSAKGQQITARLFPNPVASIGTLSAFTQGRTAGNSGAVIGQIQQLFELAGKRGYRIESAAFGTQSVEAAFEDAVRQLTFTVKDAYNRTQLAQRRLALAEENRDRFSRILEVNTIRFKKGYIAEVDLIRIRLQFIDFQSQVIQSLQEGETARADLRQLLRVSPATVLELTSEFDYKRVDPDIGRLRTVALDARPDVRSKRFIMSQREADLRLAKAYRIPDVTVGAGYSIQGPKGPDNPGQVALSLGIPLPLFNRNQGGIMQAEVAVQTAEADLSKTLNQVENEVDVAYKNLLQSRRLVEAFLGGVLEDARSTFTIVERAYERGGATILDLLDAARTSRTIQQNYFEALFNYQRNVIQLESAVGQEISL, from the coding sequence GTGGCTGCTGCCGATAGCCCGACAAAGTCTCTGAGTCCAATCCCGCCGGTGCCGGCTCTTCGTCTGAGTCTTGATGAAACGGTGGCGCTGTTCCTCCGCCAGAATCTCGATCTGCTTATGGCCAAGTTCGGGATCGACTCTGCGAAGGGCCAGCAGATCACCGCCAGGTTGTTTCCAAACCCAGTCGCGTCGATTGGGACATTGAGCGCCTTTACCCAGGGGAGGACGGCGGGTAACAGCGGGGCTGTCATCGGGCAGATTCAACAATTGTTCGAGCTGGCCGGCAAGCGCGGGTATCGGATTGAAAGTGCGGCGTTTGGCACCCAGTCAGTTGAGGCCGCTTTCGAAGATGCCGTGCGCCAGCTCACATTCACGGTGAAAGATGCCTATAACCGTACGCAGTTGGCGCAGCGACGGCTGGCCCTGGCCGAAGAAAATCGGGACCGGTTTTCGCGTATTCTTGAGGTGAATACGATCCGTTTCAAAAAAGGCTATATCGCCGAAGTGGATTTGATCAGGATTCGCCTGCAATTCATCGACTTTCAATCGCAAGTCATTCAATCGCTTCAGGAAGGGGAGACGGCGCGGGCGGATCTTCGCCAGTTGCTTCGGGTTTCTCCGGCGACTGTCCTTGAGTTGACGTCGGAGTTCGACTACAAGCGCGTTGATCCGGACATCGGTCGACTCCGGACTGTGGCGCTGGATGCGCGACCGGATGTGCGTTCTAAACGATTCATTATGTCCCAGCGCGAAGCGGATCTTCGTCTGGCCAAGGCCTATCGCATTCCGGACGTCACGGTCGGCGCGGGATATTCGATACAGGGGCCGAAAGGGCCCGACAATCCCGGCCAGGTGGCGCTCAGCCTGGGGATTCCGCTGCCATTGTTCAATCGCAATCAGGGCGGTATCATGCAGGCAGAGGTGGCGGTGCAGACGGCCGAGGCCGACCTGAGTAAGACGCTGAACCAGGTTGAAAACGAGGTGGATGTGGCCTACAAGAATCTGCTCCAAAGCCGGCGGCTGGTGGAGGCTTTTCTTGGAGGTGTCTTGGAGGATGCCCGCTCAACCTTTACGATTGTGGAGCGGGCTTACGAACGGGGCGGGGCGACGATCCTGGATTTGCTCGATGCGGCTCGGACTTCCAGAACGATTCAACAGAACTATTTCGAGGCCCTCTTCAACTATCAACGCAACGTGATTCAATTGGAGAGTGCGGTGGGGCAGGAGATATCCTTATGA
- a CDS encoding spermidine/putrescine ABC transporter substrate-binding protein gives MSISQDLVKVLGVAAIAVAVLLWNGCDRGRETNQQGGTGAMATLHYFTWSDYVSPELIHEFEQAYRARVVVDTFSSNEELLAKLQGGASGYDVTVPSDFMVSIMAAQGMLAELDLPALPNLKALEPHLQHPVFDPTHRYAVPYLWGTVGIGYDSAVVTPPPDSWDILWDSRYRGRISMLNDQREVFGAVLRSMGQSMNTTDSGMIEAAKQKLIAQKPLVKTYASEHYDQLLASGDVVLAQGWGGPVARAMRDRSSIRYVVPKEGGTIWADCLVVLRTSPNKALAMQFINFLIDARVAARTAERLLFAASNREARSWIKKDILENPAVYPPAELIPRMEWMGDVGKAMRTYDRAWTELKMQ, from the coding sequence ATGTCCATCTCACAAGACCTCGTCAAAGTTCTGGGGGTTGCCGCGATCGCCGTCGCCGTTCTTTTATGGAACGGGTGCGACCGGGGGCGAGAGACCAATCAGCAGGGCGGCACCGGTGCGATGGCGACGCTGCACTATTTCACCTGGTCGGACTATGTCAGCCCTGAGTTGATTCATGAGTTTGAGCAGGCGTATCGCGCGCGTGTTGTCGTCGATACGTTCAGCAGCAACGAAGAGTTGCTGGCCAAGCTCCAGGGTGGGGCCTCAGGATACGATGTGACCGTTCCCTCGGATTTCATGGTGTCGATCATGGCTGCGCAAGGAATGCTGGCCGAGCTGGATTTACCCGCCTTGCCGAATCTGAAGGCGCTTGAGCCGCATCTCCAGCATCCGGTCTTCGACCCGACGCATCGCTATGCCGTGCCGTATCTCTGGGGTACGGTGGGAATCGGTTACGATTCGGCCGTGGTGACACCCCCGCCGGACAGTTGGGACATTCTGTGGGATAGCCGCTATCGCGGCAGAATCAGTATGTTGAACGATCAGCGGGAGGTCTTCGGGGCCGTCCTGCGCTCGATGGGACAATCGATGAATACCACCGATTCCGGCATGATCGAAGCGGCCAAGCAAAAACTGATCGCCCAGAAACCGCTGGTGAAAACCTATGCGAGTGAACACTACGATCAGCTCTTAGCATCCGGCGACGTGGTACTGGCGCAAGGATGGGGCGGGCCGGTCGCGCGGGCGATGCGCGATCGATCGTCGATTCGCTATGTGGTCCCCAAGGAAGGGGGGACTATTTGGGCCGATTGCCTCGTGGTTCTTCGTACGTCACCGAACAAGGCGTTGGCCATGCAGTTCATCAATTTTCTGATCGATGCGCGCGTGGCGGCACGGACAGCGGAACGATTACTCTTTGCCGCATCGAACCGTGAGGCCCGGTCCTGGATCAAAAAGGATATTCTTGAAAATCCAGCCGTGTATCCTCCGGCTGAGCTGATTCCGCGGATGGAATGGATGGGGGATGTGGGGAAGGCGATGCGCACGTATGATCGGGCTTGGACAGAGCTCAAAATGCAATAG
- a CDS encoding ABC transporter permease yields the protein MSGQGLWLRGISGLGMAFLYLPIIVLVVFSFNASRLSAVWQGFSWHWYGVLWHDEALLAAAVNSLWVAALSTSLVVLLGVPAAMGLERLRGRGRQALDTIFLLPLVLPEVMMGVALLLFFVMIQWPLSLATVVMGHAAFNLPVVIVMVRARLQKLDPRLEEAASDLGASAGQTFCRVTWPLVRPAVLGATLLAFTISLDDFIVTFFVAGPGATTLPLKVYSMIKSGLSPEINALSSVLVLASMGLVGLSLVFQRR from the coding sequence ATGAGCGGACAAGGGCTCTGGCTGCGGGGCATCAGCGGACTCGGCATGGCGTTCCTCTATCTGCCGATCATCGTGCTGGTGGTGTTCTCTTTTAATGCGTCACGTTTGTCGGCGGTGTGGCAGGGGTTCTCGTGGCACTGGTACGGGGTGCTGTGGCATGACGAAGCCCTATTGGCCGCTGCGGTGAATTCGCTCTGGGTTGCGGCGTTGTCTACAAGTCTTGTGGTGCTCCTTGGCGTGCCGGCCGCGATGGGATTGGAGCGTTTGAGGGGGCGTGGCAGGCAGGCGTTGGACACGATCTTTTTGCTGCCACTCGTGCTTCCTGAAGTGATGATGGGTGTGGCGCTGTTGCTATTCTTCGTGATGATTCAATGGCCGCTGAGTCTGGCTACGGTCGTCATGGGGCATGCCGCATTCAATCTGCCGGTGGTCATTGTGATGGTGCGGGCCAGGCTGCAGAAGCTCGATCCGCGATTGGAAGAGGCGGCGAGCGATCTCGGCGCGTCGGCAGGGCAGACGTTTTGCCGGGTGACCTGGCCGCTGGTGCGTCCAGCTGTGCTGGGGGCTACGCTCCTGGCGTTTACGATTTCGCTCGACGACTTCATTGTGACGTTCTTCGTCGCCGGCCCCGGCGCCACCACCTTACCGCTCAAGGTGTATTCCATGATCAAGTCCGGTCTTTCTCCGGAGATCAATGCCCTGTCTTCTGTGCTGGTCCTGGCCTCCATGGGACTGGTCGGCCTGTCCCTTGTGTTTCAACGGCGGTAA
- a CDS encoding ABC transporter permease gives MNSWSSSAESAAGLSSRFRGRRLLGPGLLWTTVFCLLPMVVVLAVSFATRGTYGGVVWEFSLENYRDLLHPLYGRIFGQSLFLAGVTTGLCLVLGFPLAYYIARLPPRRQALWLVLIMIPFWTNFLVRTYAWIFILRTEGLLNTVLMQWHLISMPLDLLYSNQAVLLGLVYGYLPFMVLPLYAAIERIDPALIEAARDLYADRWALFRRVLIPLAKPGIIAGCVLVFIPSLGAYLTPDLLGGGRSMMVGNLIQHEYLVARDWPLGSALSIVLMLIVMGNLLWYFNAQSPQAGRRGEQ, from the coding sequence ATGAATTCATGGTCATCGTCCGCAGAGTCTGCTGCCGGTCTTTCTTCCCGCTTTCGAGGTCGGCGACTGCTCGGTCCCGGTCTACTGTGGACCACCGTCTTCTGTCTGCTCCCGATGGTCGTCGTTCTGGCGGTGAGTTTTGCCACGCGCGGCACCTACGGGGGTGTTGTGTGGGAGTTCAGTCTGGAGAACTATCGCGACCTGCTGCATCCCCTCTATGGGCGGATCTTCGGACAGTCGCTGTTCCTCGCCGGGGTGACCACAGGGCTGTGCCTCGTGCTGGGTTTCCCTCTGGCGTACTACATCGCCCGGCTGCCGCCGCGGCGACAAGCCTTGTGGCTGGTGCTCATCATGATTCCCTTTTGGACCAATTTCCTGGTGCGGACGTATGCCTGGATCTTTATTCTGCGGACCGAAGGGCTGCTGAATACCGTGCTCATGCAATGGCATCTGATCTCGATGCCGCTCGACCTGCTCTATTCCAATCAGGCGGTCCTTCTCGGCCTGGTCTATGGGTATCTGCCGTTTATGGTCTTGCCGCTCTACGCGGCCATTGAACGGATTGACCCGGCCTTGATCGAAGCGGCCCGGGATCTCTATGCGGACCGGTGGGCGCTGTTTCGTCGGGTGCTGATTCCGCTGGCGAAGCCCGGAATCATTGCCGGCTGTGTGCTGGTGTTTATCCCCTCGCTGGGCGCGTACTTGACGCCGGATCTGCTCGGGGGGGGGCGCAGCATGATGGTGGGAAATCTGATTCAGCATGAGTATCTGGTCGCGCGGGACTGGCCGCTGGGCTCGGCGTTGTCCATCGTGCTCATGCTCATTGTGATGGGCAACCTCCTGTGGTACTTCAACGCACAATCGCCGCAGGCCGGCCGGCGAGGCGAGCAATGA
- a CDS encoding ABC transporter ATP-binding protein, with protein MTDLSIDIRALVKRHGATLAVDHVSLQISRGEFFSLLGPSGAGKTSLLRMLAGFETPDAGDILIDGRSMAGVPPNRRPVNLVFQSYALFPHMSVAENVAFGLEMKRVPHGEIVERVGATLELVRLSEKRDRLPGQLSGGEQQRVALARALVNRPAVVLLDEPLAALDQQLRQQMQTELKTIQAHVGLTFVCVTHHQEEALALSDRLAVMQQGRVMQVGRPEDLYERPENLFVARFVGVSNEVSGTLSDVQAGEGTLMPSDIPPPRGIRVSVPTGLKPGIQVVLTVRPERIRITPGHVAAAGANCLYGVVETMRYIGSEWQGVVRIGPSVRWTIQASNAGSGSRPVAVGAPVSLQWNSADGVVIPLT; from the coding sequence GTGACTGACCTGAGCATCGACATTCGAGCCCTGGTCAAACGTCACGGGGCGACGCTTGCCGTCGATCATGTGTCCCTGCAGATCAGCCGCGGGGAATTCTTTTCACTCCTCGGCCCCAGCGGGGCCGGGAAGACGTCACTCCTCAGAATGCTGGCCGGCTTTGAAACGCCCGATGCCGGTGACATTCTCATCGACGGCCGATCGATGGCGGGGGTTCCGCCGAATCGCCGGCCGGTGAATCTTGTCTTTCAATCCTACGCACTCTTTCCTCATATGTCGGTTGCAGAGAATGTGGCCTTCGGCCTCGAGATGAAGCGCGTGCCGCACGGCGAGATCGTCGAGCGGGTTGGAGCCACGCTGGAACTGGTCCGGTTGAGCGAGAAGCGGGACCGTCTGCCGGGTCAGCTCTCAGGGGGCGAACAGCAACGGGTGGCGCTCGCTCGGGCACTCGTCAATCGGCCTGCGGTCGTTCTGCTGGATGAGCCCCTGGCCGCGCTGGATCAGCAGCTCCGACAGCAAATGCAAACCGAGCTCAAAACCATCCAGGCGCATGTGGGGCTGACCTTTGTGTGTGTCACGCATCACCAGGAGGAGGCGTTGGCGTTGTCCGACCGGCTGGCGGTCATGCAGCAGGGACGGGTGATGCAAGTCGGGCGGCCGGAGGACCTCTATGAGCGTCCCGAGAATCTGTTCGTGGCGCGATTCGTGGGAGTGAGCAATGAGGTGTCCGGTACGTTGTCCGATGTTCAAGCCGGGGAAGGGACCCTCATGCCGAGTGACATCCCCCCGCCGCGGGGGATTCGCGTGTCGGTTCCTACAGGCCTCAAGCCGGGCATACAGGTCGTGCTGACGGTCAGGCCTGAGCGCATTCGCATCACGCCGGGCCATGTTGCGGCTGCCGGGGCGAATTGTTTGTATGGCGTGGTCGAAACGATGCGCTACATCGGCAGTGAATGGCAGGGGGTCGTGCGGATCGGACCGTCAGTGCGCTGGACCATTCAGGCCTCGAATGCCGGGTCAGGGAGTCGCCCGGTTGCGGTCGGGGCGCCTGTCTCGCTGCAGTGGAATTCAGCTGATGGAGTGGTGATCCCTCTGACATGA
- the glgC gene encoding glucose-1-phosphate adenylyltransferase, with protein sequence MNNIFTMILAGGKGERLSPLTEQRAKPAVPFGGKYRIIDFALSNCLNSGLRRIAVLIQYKSHSLDKHIRSGWNILNSELGEYIASVPPQQRISEEWYRGTADAVYQNMFLLDTEQADYLLILAGDHIYKMNYADMFHWLLAKGADVVVGALDIPVEDATRFGVISVDADLRINRFDEKPKHPTPIPGDPTHAFASMGIYLFKTEALKKHLIADSQEGTAHDFGKNIIPRMIQEGRVYAFKFQDENKKAVKYWRDIGTLDAYWEANMDLVAVDPLFNLYDPNWPIRTYQGQFPPAKFVFAQDYQGGRMGVALDSVVCGGCIVSGGRVQNSVLSPNVRVLDHAEVRESIVMENVVIGEHSRIRRAIIDKDVIIPPHTEIGYDREADARRFTVTESGLVVISKGMKLNASLDSSG encoded by the coding sequence ATGAACAATATCTTCACGATGATCCTGGCCGGAGGCAAAGGCGAGCGGCTCTCTCCGCTCACTGAACAACGCGCCAAGCCGGCGGTCCCCTTCGGCGGGAAGTACCGTATCATCGACTTTGCGCTGAGCAACTGCCTCAACTCCGGCCTGCGCCGGATCGCCGTGCTGATTCAATACAAATCGCACTCGCTCGATAAGCACATCCGGAGCGGATGGAATATTTTGAACTCGGAGCTCGGCGAATACATCGCGTCGGTTCCTCCCCAGCAGCGCATCAGCGAGGAATGGTACCGGGGCACTGCCGATGCCGTGTACCAAAACATGTTCCTCCTCGACACCGAGCAGGCCGACTATCTTCTGATTCTGGCCGGCGACCACATTTACAAGATGAACTATGCCGACATGTTCCACTGGCTGCTGGCCAAAGGGGCCGACGTCGTCGTGGGCGCCCTCGATATTCCCGTTGAGGACGCCACACGCTTCGGCGTCATCAGCGTGGATGCTGATCTGCGCATCAATCGTTTCGATGAAAAGCCGAAGCACCCTACACCGATCCCCGGAGATCCGACACACGCCTTTGCCTCCATGGGCATCTACCTCTTCAAGACCGAGGCGCTCAAAAAGCATTTGATCGCCGATTCCCAGGAAGGCACGGCCCACGACTTCGGCAAGAACATCATCCCGCGCATGATCCAGGAAGGCCGGGTCTATGCCTTCAAGTTTCAGGACGAGAACAAGAAGGCCGTGAAATACTGGCGGGATATCGGGACCCTCGACGCCTACTGGGAAGCCAATATGGATCTGGTCGCCGTCGACCCGCTGTTCAATCTCTACGATCCCAACTGGCCGATCCGCACCTATCAAGGCCAGTTTCCACCGGCGAAGTTTGTCTTCGCGCAAGATTATCAGGGCGGCCGCATGGGTGTCGCTCTGGACTCCGTGGTCTGCGGAGGCTGTATCGTCTCCGGCGGGCGCGTCCAGAACTCCGTGCTCTCCCCGAATGTGCGGGTGCTGGACCACGCCGAGGTGCGCGAATCGATCGTGATGGAGAATGTCGTGATCGGTGAACACAGCCGCATCCGCCGGGCGATTATCGACAAAGACGTGATTATCCCGCCCCATACGGAAATCGGGTACGATCGGGAGGCCGACGCCCGGCGATTCACCGTCACGGAATCAGGCCTGGTCGTCATCTCAAAGGGAATGAAGCTCAATGCCTCCCTCGATTCATCCGGTTGA